In Lemur catta isolate mLemCat1 chromosome 1, mLemCat1.pri, whole genome shotgun sequence, one DNA window encodes the following:
- the LNP1 gene encoding leukemia NUP98 fusion partner 1, with protein MEHKDDDDDDVSFAKWMSSFWGHSWREEDERGLRERHHRPQATVHRKTSLPCPNMLSRITSSDHHPRRHSHEDQEFRGCTRMRDYRKYSGDGSFKEPLASKGRSDSRVQEFSDSFEQQLCFRTKRSASLGPESRKERNERERLRMEIRSQKKAEEGRSSRKEEPREACMAPLFEKGPE; from the exons ATGGAGCACAAAGATGATGACGACGACGATGTGTCTTTTGCCAAGTGGATGAGCAGCTTCTGGGGTCACAGCTGGAGAGAGGAGGATGAGAGGGGACTCCGGGAACGCCACCACCGACCACAAGCCACCGTTCACAGGAAAacctctctgccctgccca AATATGCTTTCCAGAATTACATCATCTGACCACCATCCCAGAAGGCATTCTCATGAGGACCAGGAATTCCGAGGCTGTACCCGCATGCGGGATTACAGAAAATACTCAGGGGATGGGTCATTCAAGGAGCCACTGGCATCAAAAGGAAGATCGGATTCCAGAGTTCAGGAATTTTCGGATTCCTTTGAACAGCAACTGTGCTTTAGAACCAAACGTTCTGCATCTTTG GGACCTgagagcaggaaggagagaaatgaaagagaacGCCTGAGGATGGAGATACGATcccaaaagaaagcagaggaaggaaggagctcTAGGAAAGAAGAACCCAGAGAAGCGTGCATGGCTCCCCTGTTTGAAAAGGGGCCTGAATAA